The following is a genomic window from Candidatus Palauibacter scopulicola.
GCCATGGCCAGGGAATCGGCGCACCAGATGGGGACGCCGCTCAGTTCGCTCGTCGGGTGGCTGGAGGTGCTCGAGGACCGGCCGCGCCCCCGGGGATCGGAGGTGGGGCAACCGGACCTCATCGACGAAATGGCGGCGGATGTGACGCGCCTCCAGAAAGTGTCGCGCCGCTTCGAACTCATCGGCCACAAGCCGAAGCTGGAGCCCATGTCCGTGCGCGCCACCGCCATCCAGCTTCGGCAGTACTTCGAGGCGCGTCTCCCCACGCTCTCCCGCACCGGCAAGATCGAGATCGCGGTGGAGATGGAGCCCGAGTCACCGGAAGTGCTGGGCAACCCGACGCTCCTGGAGTGGGCGTTCGAGAACCTGATCAGGAACGCGATCGACGCGCTGGCCCCGGATGGCGGCCGGATCGTGATCTCCCACCTCGGCCCGAGCGGCAGGCGTTCCGTGTTCCGGGTCCTGGACACCGGACCGGGGATCCCTCCCGCGCTCCGGGACAAGATCTTCAACATCGGCGTCACGACCAAGAAGCACGGTTGGGGCGTCGGCCTCTCCCTCGCGCGGCGCATCATCGAAGACATGCACGATGGCTCCATCCGCCTCGAGGACACGGGGCGGGGCGCGAGCTTCCGGATCGAACTCCCGCGTCACCGTCCACGGAAACGGGGGACGTGAGGGGACTCCGCCTCAACCCGGAGCAGCGGAACGCCGTCGAACACGGCGAAGGGCCGCTGCTGGTCCTCGCCGGCGCGGGCTCCGGGAAGACGCGGGTGCTCACGGCGCGGGCCGCCCGCCTCATCGAGGAGGGGCTGGAGCCCACGCGCCTCCTCGCCGTCACCTTCACGAACAAGGCCGCCGGCGAGATGCGGGAACGGATCGAGGGGCTCATCGGTCGTTCCACGCGGGGCCTGTGGATCGGCACGTTCCACTCGGTCGCCGCGCGCCTCCTTCGCACCGAGGCCCCGCACACCTCCCGCACGCGCGCCTTCACGATCTACGACGAGGACGACTCCATTCGCACGCTCAGGGATGTGATGGAGTCGGTGGGTTACGACCCCAAACGCTGGGCCCCCCGAGCGCTGCGCGGCCGGATCTCCAGCGCGAAGAACGCGCTCCTGGGTCCGGCGGAGTACGAGTCGGAGGCCTTCGACCTGATCTCGGAGGTCGTGGCGAAAGTCTATCCCGCGTACCAGCGCGAACTCGAGCGCCGCAACGCCTACGACTTCGACGACCTCCTGTTCGAGACCGTGCAGCTGCTCGAGACGGTCGACGGCGTGCAGGATCGCTACGCCGCCCGCTTCGCCCACGTGCTCGTGGACGAATACCAGGACACGAACCACGCCCAGTACCGGATGGTCAAGGCGCTGGCCTCGAAACACGGGAACCTCTGCGTCGTGGGGGACGATGATCAGGCGGTGTACGGATGGCGCGGGGCGGACATCCGGAACATCCTCGACTTCGAGGCCGACTTCCAGGGCGCGCACGTCGTGCGGCTGGAGCGGAATTACCGCTCGACGGGGTCGATTCTCGAGGTCGCGAACGCCGTCATCTCCCGCAACCTGGCCAGGAAACCGAAGCGGCTGCACACGGAGCGGGAGGCCGGCGATCCGATCGAGGTCGTCCGCTGCGATGACGAGCGGGCGGAGGCGGCGTGGGTATCGTCACGGATCGAGGCGGGCCGTGACACCCGGGGCCTGAACGAGTTTGCGGTGCTGTACCGCACGAACGCGCAGTCGCGGGCCTTCGAGGAGGCGTTCCGGCGGTCCGGCATCCCGTACCGGATCGTGGGAGGCGTCCCCTTCTACGAGCGTCGCGAGGTGAAGGACGTCATCGCCTACCTGCGCCTGCTCGTGAACCCGGCGGACGACGCCGCGTTCCTGCGCGCCGTGGGGTGGCCGAGGCGCGGCGTCGGAGCGAAGAGCCTCGAGCGGCTGGGGGAACTCGCCCGTGCGGGCGGCGGCGCGGGCGAAGCCGTGGAACCCCTGGCGGCGGTCGCGGCGCGGGCGCGGCACGAAGACGGCATTCCGAGGGCGGCGGCGCGCGGCCTGAGGCGGTTCGCGGGCGGACTCGCCGACCTGCGGGCTTCGCTCCCCGACACCGGCGCCCGGGAAGCGCTCGAGGCCTGCGTCGCGGTCTTCGGCCTGGCCACGGCGCTGGCGGAGGAGGAGGACGGCGCGGATCGCCTGGAGAACGTGAGCGAACTGTTCGCGGCGGCGGAGGTGTTCGAGCGCGACGATGTGGAGGACCCCGACGACGAAGCCACGGATCTCGAGTTGTTCCTGCAGTCCGTGTCGCTGCGCTCCGACCTCGATGAGGCCGACTTCGACGGTGAGGCGGTGACGATGATCACGCTGCACAACGCGAAGGGACTCGAGTTCCCGGTGGTCTTCCTGGGCGGGCTGGAGGAGGGCCTGTTTCCGCTCTCGAGGGCGATGGAGGCGCCCGGAGGGCTGGAAGAAGAACGGCGCCTCTTCTACGTGGGGGTGACGCGCGCGATGGACCGGCTGAGCCTGACGTACGCGGACCACCGCTGGCGGGCGGGGATGGCGAGCCGCTCGGCCCCCTCGAGCTTCATCGACGAACTCCCGGAGGAACACGTGCTTCCGCGGCTTGCGGCGCCGCGCCGGGGGCGGTGGCGTGCGCACGACGCCCGCGGGGCCGGCCGCCGGCCGGCGGGTGGAGCCGAGCCGCGAGGCCGCTCCTTCGCCTGGCAGAGGCGTCTGGACCGAGGCTCGGGCCGCGCGGTCGGCTCCGGCGCGGATGGAGCGTCGGGAGCGCCGGGCGAACTCGAGTATGACTACGACGACTCGCAGGTGCCGCTTTCGCTCGGCCCGGGCGTACGCGTCGTGCATCCGCGCTTCGGGGCCGGCGAGGTGCTGCAGGTGTACGGCTTCGGGAGGGAGGCCAAGGCCGACATCGCGTTCGAGAAGGTCGGTCGGAAGAAGGTCGTCGTCGCGTACGCGGGGTTGCGCCCCGCCTAGCCGCGGGCGCCGCGGTCAGTCTCCGCCGCGATCCCCCAGCGCCCGCACGACCCGCTTCGCGGTCGATACGTTGTCCTTGCCGCGCCGGAGTCCGCGCAGCAGGGAGGCTGTCGTGAGGAACGTCTCTTCGGCCTCCTCCTGGACGACGGCCAGCAGCGCCGCGACCTCCACCACCCGCTCCTCGACCAGGTCGACCATGCGGCCGGTGGACTCGCTTGCGCTCTGCAGCGCCTGGCCCACGCCGTCCGCGTCGTCCCGGAGCCGGCCCGCGATGCGCCGGGCCTGGTCGCTTGCCTGTTCGACGTTGTGCAGCACGGGCTTGAGGCGGTCGCTGAGGTCGGTGACCGTGCCGGAGATCCGTCCCAGCGGCTCGCGGGTTTCGCGCAAGAGGCGGATCGCGTGCAGGAGGACGATGAGAATCGCCAGCGCGACAATGAGCCAAACCGCCATCCCGGCCACGACCGCGATCTCGTATGTGGTCACTGCGGCTCTCCCTCGTCACTCCCTGTCAGGCGAGCGCTTCGCCGCTCTCGGCGCTGACGCGGAGTTTTGCCACGGACTGCCGGTGAGGAGAGTATAGGCCGCCCTCCGTCCGCCGGCTACTTTGGCGCGCGGTGCCGGCATCGCCGGATGTGGGTAAGGGGGGAGGAGGCGCGATGTACTATCGGATCGAGGGCGGAAACGAGCTGCGCGGCGTGTTCACGCCCGCCGGCAACAAGAACGCCGCCCTCCCGATCCTCGCGGCCACGCTCCTCACGCGCGAGCCGGTGCGAATCGAGAACGTCCCGCGCATCACGGACGTGGAGACGCTGCTCGACCTCCTCCGCAGTCTGGGCGTCGAGGGTGGCTGGACGGAGCCCGGCGT
Proteins encoded in this region:
- a CDS encoding HAMP domain-containing sensor histidine kinase, which translates into the protein MIRLWNRRGGALLLAVLSTGVLVWSAIFSRQQAEERRLDAAVLGQLTAISIAAAAGNLTVEEQNELWNQASQQVGAQVRRLRIPIVITDTLGNPSSEAHLPDDFPLGPNGRADDQALREFVVELDALRPPFEAPGLQVHFGDPEFTSRLRLVPWLQAASLLVILGSGGWLLFLSFRSERERIWSAMARESAHQMGTPLSSLVGWLEVLEDRPRPRGSEVGQPDLIDEMAADVTRLQKVSRRFELIGHKPKLEPMSVRATAIQLRQYFEARLPTLSRTGKIEIAVEMEPESPEVLGNPTLLEWAFENLIRNAIDALAPDGGRIVISHLGPSGRRSVFRVLDTGPGIPPALRDKIFNIGVTTKKHGWGVGLSLARRIIEDMHDGSIRLEDTGRGASFRIELPRHRPRKRGT
- a CDS encoding UvrD-helicase domain-containing protein, whose translation is MRGLRLNPEQRNAVEHGEGPLLVLAGAGSGKTRVLTARAARLIEEGLEPTRLLAVTFTNKAAGEMRERIEGLIGRSTRGLWIGTFHSVAARLLRTEAPHTSRTRAFTIYDEDDSIRTLRDVMESVGYDPKRWAPRALRGRISSAKNALLGPAEYESEAFDLISEVVAKVYPAYQRELERRNAYDFDDLLFETVQLLETVDGVQDRYAARFAHVLVDEYQDTNHAQYRMVKALASKHGNLCVVGDDDQAVYGWRGADIRNILDFEADFQGAHVVRLERNYRSTGSILEVANAVISRNLARKPKRLHTEREAGDPIEVVRCDDERAEAAWVSSRIEAGRDTRGLNEFAVLYRTNAQSRAFEEAFRRSGIPYRIVGGVPFYERREVKDVIAYLRLLVNPADDAAFLRAVGWPRRGVGAKSLERLGELARAGGGAGEAVEPLAAVAARARHEDGIPRAAARGLRRFAGGLADLRASLPDTGAREALEACVAVFGLATALAEEEDGADRLENVSELFAAAEVFERDDVEDPDDEATDLELFLQSVSLRSDLDEADFDGEAVTMITLHNAKGLEFPVVFLGGLEEGLFPLSRAMEAPGGLEEERRLFYVGVTRAMDRLSLTYADHRWRAGMASRSAPSSFIDELPEEHVLPRLAAPRRGRWRAHDARGAGRRPAGGAEPRGRSFAWQRRLDRGSGRAVGSGADGASGAPGELEYDYDDSQVPLSLGPGVRVVHPRFGAGEVLQVYGFGREAKADIAFEKVGRKKVVVAYAGLRPA
- a CDS encoding DUF948 domain-containing protein; translation: MTTYEIAVVAGMAVWLIVALAILIVLLHAIRLLRETREPLGRISGTVTDLSDRLKPVLHNVEQASDQARRIAGRLRDDADGVGQALQSASESTGRMVDLVEERVVEVAALLAVVQEEAEETFLTTASLLRGLRRGKDNVSTAKRVVRALGDRGGD